CGACGTCTCCGCGGTAGCCCTGGACCGGGCACGGTCCCATGAAAAGGCCGCGCTGGCACGGGAAAGCGTCCATGCCGCGGAGGGCACCATCGGAAGCCGGATCACCTGGCAACAAGCGGACCTTGACCAGTGGGAGCCCGGGGACTCCTTCGACCTGGTGACGTCGCAGTTCCTGCACTCGGAGGAGCTCGCCTGGCAGGGCCCGCTCCGCACCGCCGCGGCGGCAGTCAAGCGCGGCGGCACGCTGCTGGTGGTGGGCCACCACCCGGACAGGCTCCCGCCGTGGGGCGGCGGGCACAACCACCGGGGGATGTTCTATACCTGCGATGAGCTCGTCCAGGAACTGGGGCTTGACGGTCCCGAATGGCAACTGGAGGTCCAGACCAGCCGGGAGCGGCCGGTCACCGGGCCTGACGGACGGCACG
The Arthrobacter sp. PGP41 genome window above contains:
- a CDS encoding class I SAM-dependent methyltransferase is translated as MSEHAARGNDAQHPEPQQKTHDAGPGLSDGTLTEGVAIHAGADAAAIWDDRYRSKPRMWSGKPNPQLVREAGGLRPGKALDLGCGEGADAIWLAQQGWTVTAVDVSAVALDRARSHEKAALARESVHAAEGTIGSRITWQQADLDQWEPGDSFDLVTSQFLHSEELAWQGPLRTAAAAVKRGGTLLVVGHHPDRLPPWGGGHNHRGMFYTCDELVQELGLDGPEWQLEVQTSRERPVTGPDGRHATIADVVLRATRLP